From one bacterium (Candidatus Blackallbacteria) CG13_big_fil_rev_8_21_14_2_50_49_14 genomic stretch:
- a CDS encoding aldo/keto reductase yields MKYRLLGKTGLYVSEICLGTMNFGGQGFWTAMGALGQAAVTEQLKTSFEAGVNFYDTANIYSFGESETLFGQALRDSGLDREELVIATKVRGRMGPGPNQVGLSRKHILSQLDQSLKRLGLDYIDLYQIHGFDPLTPMEETLSALNDAVHSGKVRYLGISNHAAWQIMKAQGLAAQRQLHRFESIQAYYSIAGRDLEREVIPMAQDQQMGIMVWSPLAGGFLSGKFAREEKGPEGSRRSSFDFPPIDKEKAWTIIDKMREIAEGHSVSVAQIALSWVLHQPGISTIIIGARTQEQLLQNLVVSEISLSADELAALQALSQLEPEYPGWMLRFQAMDRSPDAVSAAERLASSNSTKE; encoded by the coding sequence GTGAAATATCGTCTGCTGGGAAAAACAGGGCTTTATGTCTCTGAGATTTGTTTGGGAACCATGAATTTTGGTGGCCAGGGTTTTTGGACTGCGATGGGGGCTCTGGGCCAAGCGGCTGTTACCGAGCAGCTGAAAACTTCTTTTGAGGCGGGTGTAAATTTTTACGATACCGCCAATATCTATTCGTTTGGTGAATCCGAAACGCTTTTTGGTCAGGCACTGCGTGACAGTGGCCTGGACCGTGAAGAATTGGTGATAGCCACCAAGGTGCGTGGCCGGATGGGCCCAGGCCCCAATCAGGTGGGGCTGAGCCGCAAACATATTCTGTCTCAATTGGATCAAAGCCTGAAGCGTTTGGGCTTGGACTATATCGACCTCTATCAGATTCATGGGTTTGACCCGCTCACCCCCATGGAAGAAACGCTTTCGGCCCTGAATGATGCCGTGCATTCGGGCAAGGTGCGCTATTTGGGAATTTCAAACCATGCCGCCTGGCAGATCATGAAAGCCCAGGGTTTGGCCGCGCAAAGGCAGCTTCACCGTTTTGAAAGCATTCAGGCCTATTATTCAATTGCCGGACGCGATCTGGAGCGTGAGGTGATTCCCATGGCACAGGATCAGCAGATGGGGATTATGGTATGGAGCCCCCTGGCGGGTGGCTTTTTAAGTGGCAAATTTGCCCGTGAAGAAAAGGGGCCTGAGGGCAGCCGCCGCTCCAGCTTTGATTTCCCACCGATCGACAAAGAAAAAGCCTGGACGATTATCGATAAAATGCGTGAAATTGCCGAGGGCCATTCGGTTTCGGTTGCGCAAATCGCCTTGAGCTGGGTTTTGCATCAGCCGGGAATCAGCACGATTATTATTGGTGCCCGTACCCAGGAACAATTGCTGCAGAATCTGGTGGTGAGTGAGATCAGTCTGAGCGCCGATGAACTGGCCGCTCTGCAGGCGCTTAGTCAGCTTGAACCCGAATACCCCGGCTGGATGCTGCGTTTTCAAGCCATGGACCGCTCACCTGACGCAGTCAGCGCCGCTGAACGTCTGGCCAGTTCAAATTCAACAAAGGAATAG